The genomic interval GTAGGCCAGTGCTGCAAAAACCTACTATGCTTGCTGATCTATTTGGGGCACTGCTTTTTTAAACTGCTTTAATAGTACTTTGATTCTACTAGTGATGCCGGTGAACCAGTACTAAAAGGCACAGAGCTAAAAACAGACATTAGAGGCTATTTTCTGTCTTGGTTTTTATGTAGCGTGGACATTAGGGAGAGTGTTTTTGgcaatttagttttttttgttattacagtgtactgtataTTTGTAGAATTCCTAGTGCTTTTTGTGTACCTAGTGTTCTTTGTACACTGTGTACAGTGAAACAGAGATTTCTTACGTGAATCCACATACAAAAGAGTATCTGCATGAAGAATGTGTTAGCCAAAATTTTAAAAGGACTTTAAAAATAGAAGGTGTACTACTCAGTCACAGACCCAGTGACACCATAATACAGAAAGAGACAGTTGTTggtggcagacagacagcagagaggTGGTAGACTGACTCGACCGGGACTCTGCAATCACAGCGTCAAAGGAAAAAGCAAATCCCTTATTCATCAGAAATGCAGGCAGTCTCCGGAAAATGTCTTCAACATTTGACACTAATACAGAGTGCTGAGAAACCCAGCTGGAGAACTGCATAGAGAAGCTGAGggcaaaaaaaagtaaaatgattGCACACATACAGGACCGGCTGTGTAGCTAAAAAAGCTTGCCAACCCATGCAGAGCAATATGCGTATGTCCCTACGACTAGAACTACTATACACTGCATACAATGATCATACAAGAGCAGCAGTACAGAggctctgctctctttctcttttcccagATATCCGATCACATGACAGAGGAACAGACACCGAGGTGAGACACACCTGTAGTGCAGCATCCGGCATACTGAGTCTACGGACCAGCCCGGAGCCACCCGTGAAGAAGCGCTCCGAGCCCCATGTTCCGCTTATGGGCCGTCCTGTGTTGTAGAACATGAAAGTGTCGCTGCCTGATGTGGCGGTCAGGCAAGTCTTGTAGCAGTAGGTTTTGGTCAGTGAGCCATTCCCGCGGACCTCGATGTAGTGGGGCTCAACCTTGAGGTCACGGCGGAGCACCACGTTGTTGTTGGGCTGGGAGCCGGCACCCGCTCCGGAGCCACCATCCTGTGAGCTCTTCTGAGACACACAGCATGGTGAGCAGGAGCCCGGCTGGGTACAGTACGCATGGCATCGCACGATGGCCAGAACCACCACGGTGACGAGGAAGACAAAGGTTGTGGCGCTGAGTGCTACGATCAGGTAGAGGGTCACGTTGGAGAAGAGCAGCGCGTTGTGGGGCCGGATGATCTTCTTGGGGTCGGGGACTACTTTGGGCGGCACCTCCATCACAGCTACATTGATGGTGGCGGTGGAGGAGAGCGGAGGCTGTCCATGATCCTTCACCAGCACAATGAGGGTGAACGAGGTAGAGTTGTCCTCCAGGATGCGCCGCGTGGTGTGGACCTGTCCAGTGTGCTCATGCACCTTGAACAGGTCTGAATCAGTGGCCTGGTCCAGCATGTAGACCAGCCAGGCGTTCTGTCCAGCATCGGCATCGTATGCCACCACCTTGGTGACCAGCAACCCCGCCTCTGCGTTCTTCATTACTGTCTCTGTTGATCGTGAGCCGTTGGCTGGAGGGTTTATAATCTCTGGTGGGTGGTCATTTTGGTCCATCACGTAGATGTACACGGTGGCCACACGGCTGAGAGGTGGGATGCCACCATCCTGAGCTTTGACTTGGAAGTGAAACTCCCGCAGTGACTCATAGTCAAATGAACGGAGAGCATAAGCCACGCCTGTGTCTGGTTTGACAGACACGTAAGAGGTGACAGGGATGCCGTGGTTGTTGTCATTCAGCACAGTGTAGGTGATGCGTGCATTCTCATTTACATCTGCGTCCAGGGCCTTGATGGTGCAAAGTGATGCTCCAGGTGCATTGTTCTCTGTTACGTATACGGTATACGACGTCTGCTCAAAACGCGGTGGGTTATCGTTGACGTCCGCCACATCCACCTGAATGGTCTTttgggaggagaggggaggagtccCACCATCAGTGGCTCTTAGCGTCACATTATAGGCTGCTGTGGTCTCACGGTCCAAGAAGGCAGAGGTCACTAACGTGTAGTAGTTCCTGAATGACTTGATTTTGAATGGAAGGCCAGGTGGGATCTCGAGGGTCACCTGTTTATTTGGGCCAGAGTCACGGTCTGTCACACTGATCAGGGCTACCACAGTGTCCGCGCGGACATCTTCGCGCACTGGGCTCGACAGGGAAGACAGTACAATCTCTGGGACATTGTCGTTCACATCCACCACCTCCACAACCACTTTGCAGTGGGCTGCAACCGCAGCTGGTCCCTTGTCCATGGCTTGGATGTACATTTCATAGGAATTGGTGTCCTCATAATCCACATTGCTTCTAACTCGGATTTCCCCAGTGTTAGTGTCCATGGTGAACGTTTGTCTGACCCTTTCAGGGGTGTAGCtgctaaatgaataaaataccTCTCCATTTGTGCCTTCATCTTGATCAGTGGcgtttaatttaattacaaggGTGTCTTTTGGCGAATTTTCGAGTAACTTCACTTTATACACAGAGTTGTCAAATACAGGGTTATTGTCGTTAGAATCTAAAACGCGCACGTTAATTTTCGTAGTACCTGTTAGGGCTGGTGTGCCGCTGTCTGTCGCTGTTAGGATTAACTGATGAAACGGCGTTTGTTCGCGGTCCAATGGCTTTTTTAGTACGAGCTCGACGTGCTTGTTTTTAAATGGCTTGTTGGAATCAAGCGCAAAGTGCTCGTTTGTGCTGAGCCGATAAAATCGGACCGTATTGGTGCCAACATCTGGATCCTGCGCGTGCTCGATTGGAAAACGAGAACCCGGCGAAGCCGATTCTGTAATTTCCAATTGATAATCGTCCCTTGGGAACTGCGGTGCATTGTCATTAGCGTCCACTATCTCTACCTCGATATTGTGCAATTCTGATGGATTTTCAAGAAGCACCTCGAGATTTAAAATGCAGCTGCTCACATCACACAACGTCTCTCTGTCGATTCTTTCATTTACAAACAGTTTCCCGTTCTTTGGGTTGACATCCACGTATCGTTTTCCGTCATCAGCGGTTACCTTGATCTTTCGGCTGGAGAGCTTTCTAATGTCCAACCCCAAATCCTGCACAATGTCACCTACAATCGCTCCGTTGTCAAGCTCTTCCGGAATGGAATATCGTATTTGCCCAAATGCAAGACCACAGCATAACAAAAACGCTAAAAAGGAAGGCGGCACAATTTTCCCCAGACAGTTACATATCCCTGCAACAGCCATCGCAAAAGCATGGGATCACAGACGGATTAAAAACAGCTCCCCGCCTCTTTAATTTGCAATATCTTGCCTCCCACCACGACATCAAAGTGGACTAATTGTTTTCCCATTTATGAATAGGACTGTCTGGTCGCGAAATCCGTTCTAAGCGTGCATGGACACTTCTTGGCTGCATCCATGTTTCCTTTGTCCgcgctgtcttttttttcccttccgaGCGCGGCTGTCGGGTGTGTTTCCCTGCCACTGGTGCTGCATATCTCTCGGCGCGCGCACTCGCCcgcctccctcctcctcttctcgcCCCTCCCGTTtcgtttcatttcatttctatCTTTCAGCGCCGACGGTGCTGTCTATGAGGTGCGCAGCGGAGGACAGGCTGCCTGCTCAAATAAATCTGTCGGTTGTTTTCCAACGCCTAAAAAACTCTGAAGATTTAAACGTGTTTAAAAGGGGGGATTACTTTTTAATATCCCCACGGACAAAAGTGTATTACTTTGTCcccatttaaataataataattcttcttcttcttcttcttcttcttcttcttcttcttcttcttcttcttctcctcctcctcctcctcctcctcctcctcctcctcctccttcttcttcttctcctcctcctcctcctcctccctgtgaCAGAGTCAAGTTTTTTCTGGGGGACAACCAGACTCTTCGAGGTCGTTTGTGAGATACCACACATCTTGCCACACAGCTGTAAATTTCCAGATTTCTGATTGTTTGCGAAACAACAATTGTCACAAAGACCTGTGACACTAACAGAAAAGAAGTTGTTTATCAGTACAGAACTTAATACTCATTGATATTTATCATATTATGGTACTTAGTTTTTCcccattaaataaaataaatctatttacctgttctgtaaaacacaaaacattaaagaTGATTGAGTGTCTAGCAAACACTTCCAGAATATCACTATTTATTACTACAACCAATATTCAGccaatgaataaattaatgtaaCACCCAGATCTATGTGCATTAAATGACACTATCACTAAATATTCAATAATCTTGAATAAATCCATTGCTAGCCTATGAATTAAGACTTATTTGTAACAGCCAATGAAATGAGATAAACTGACTATAATGCATTTGGAACAAATTTGCCTTTACTCAAAGACACAGGTGTCTGAGGAATGCAGCGAGTGGAGCACGTGCAATGCCACTTCTATTAGAGGGGGAGCAAACATATGGTTTTGCtccagaaataaaaataaataaataaataacttaaataaacagatttgaACAGTtcaacaaaataatacatttcatggAATTCTATAAAATTCAAACAAAATTTCCACTTGAGAGAGCATAATGAAGATGTTTCAAACTTTGCTGAAGGATTTGATTTTGTGCATTGCACGAGCAAGACGCAACATTAGATTCAGCATgtgaacagaaacagaggcagagtcAGTGTGCGGACTGAAACAGCAATGGGAATATAGCATAGCTAGGTGagttgtatttatgtttttaataatcttaATAATTATTCAGTAGTTTGTTGCTGACCGAAAATTATAGCTTTTGTTGGGTGTATCAGCAGCCAAGAGAGTCAAGTATACTCAACATTGTTTCAGGTCTTCAGTGAGTTGCTGACCAGATCATAACTTTAGTACTGGTAAGCAATCACTGTGGTTGCATGTTCTTGAAGGAGACTTTTTTGCTTCAATCATGAATTTGGCACTCTGCCTTATTATGTTGTAAAGACTAAAACTAAAATTTGCTTCTGTGGATAAGCAGTATACTTGGCTGAAAGTATACCCCCACTGCACCCCAAATCAGGTGTGCATACTCAGAGATATGCCACTAGCAATTCCTTTTTTATCGAGTGTTCATATAATATCTTGTGTTACTCCAATTATATGAATTGTTTAAGTTACAGTAATGTATTACTTGTATTAAGATGCGCTGCTGGGTCTTACAGTGCAGCTGACCAGGTGGCATCCTTATGAGATGTCCAAAGACACCTTACTTGCCTCCTATTAAAGTTGAACAGTGGCTCTACTCTTAGGCCTTCCCAGATAGCAGaactttgtcttgttttttttcattcaccATTCATGCCTCCTGACCATAGATAAGGACAGGGCTGTACATTTACTGGCACACAGAGGACTAAGCTCCTGTTTCACCAGCACAGATGGTTTCAGAGATCACATCACAGATCCctttttttgttcgtttttcACCCAGGCAATAGGTGATTCATTTACGGAATCGAATCTAATATTAATTACAGCATCTGAGGTTTACTATCACTGAGCTGCACAATAAAAACATTCCTACAACTGTAACAAGCCTATAAAATGCCAGTTTCGGTTTCACCAAACTTGATAAGTCAAAATGAAACCATTTTAAAGCCTCATAGTCAGCTAAAGAATTCTATAAATCAGGTTGTGAAATAAATTTCCAtacttcttttctcttcttttctgaaAGTTTGACTTTTACAAGCTTTGAGGCCACATCTCTTTTGGGTGCTAAAGCAAACCTACAGGCCTTGACAGGCACAGGATTTTCATTCCCAAGAAACGACAGGGCAAATAACTGTGATAAGAGATGCTTTGACAAAAAGAGAGATATGCAACACTCCcccaatcatcatcatcatcatcatcatcatcatcatcatcatcatcaccatcaccatcaccatcatcatcatcaggttatttttgcatgcatgtgtgagacgTCACCACCCCGTCTCCATCAGTCTTCATTAGCATGTGTGACACTAAGATCATCTGTCACAGTGAAACTGATGGCATTCTAGCCAAAACTATGCAATTTGCCAGATCAGCATTAGTCAAATGAATGTTGTATGCTTGCAAAGGATTTACATTCATTCTGTTACTGCAATGTTTTGcatgaaaaaaagttttgttttttttttccctgcaggTACTGTAATATCCACACTTAATACTACATCCATCTGCAATCATTTTCCTCCAAACAAGgcttacattttaatattatcaaatatattacacaatatGGCTCTGTATGCTAAAGAAATCCACAAGACAATATTTTCATAAGACCTGATATATTCTCTGGGTGTGCATTTAAACAGTGGTAAAAGCATTTGGAGGTGTGGCTTTTAGCTGTAGGGACCCATGTGTATTAATTTGCATCTGATATCAAATGGGAAATGAATGTAATTCTATAAATTACACACAAGCAGCCTCTACACACCTGGCATCCATGAGGTGGAACGCACCCCACATCTTTAACCTTCTCTGCTATATCAGTTCTCTCTTTATGATCTCACGATGACATTTACACCTGTCTAACCTTCACACTGGAGAAAGCAGATTAGGACATCACAGCCTGCAGTTGGACATGAAGTGAAGTAGCATGCAAAGTGACAGCATGACAGATGCTTCAAAGCACCTCTCGGCAGAGGGATGGAGAGCGTGGCCGACTCGATCGACAAACTCCATATCTGCTGAGTAGCACCACAGAACTAATGCATTCTGATGATGTGGGTCTCTGTGCCATGGAAGTTATAGGAAGAGTTCTATTTTTGCAAGAAATATGTCTGGTGATAATTGTCAGACCTGCTTTCTGTAGTTGCGATTCGGCTTAAACCTCCTTGCATTGAGTATTACATGCTCTCATGTTTGAAATGAAGATGGTTCCCTTCAttaagtgagtgtgtgccttGCCTCTATCCCTGACCTGCCTTATGTAAGCATGCTGGGTATGAGAGTGAGGAGGGGCTCCCATCTGAGGGAGGTGACACAAACACCCTGCTGTTGCCCTGCTGTCAGCAAgggcacacagagacacagcccACTCTGTAGTGCACTAaaaagcatctctctctctctctctctctctctctctctctctctctctctctctctctctctctctctctctctctctctctctctctatctatctctctctctctatttctctatctctctctggcACTCTAATGCAtatctcttttcttctctttctcttaaactctctctccttcttcctccctcccactctctctctctctctctctctctctctctctctctctctctctctctctctctatctctctctggcACTCTAATGCATagctcttttcttctctttctcttaaactctctctccttcttcctctctctctctctctcgctctctctctctctctctctctctctctctctctctctctctctctctctctatctgtgtctttgactctctgactctctgtctctctcactcagcacATGTGCCCCATGCATGATACAGACTGACACTTAAGGGTTTATCAAAGGAATGCAGCTTCAGGAAGCAGAATGACACCAGTGGCCATGTAATGAAAAGCAGCAGATCCAGGATCAAGTGCCTAAATCCATCTGTTTGTGTCCTCGTTTGACAGATGTGCAGCAGGGATGGTGCCActgcctccacctccccctACTCCAGCACCTGCCTCCATCCCTTCAGCAGACACAGAGGCCCACCTGATCTCCCCTTCCAGGCTGCTGCCCCTCACTTAGTGACCCAAATGCGTCAACTGGGACTGAGAGCAGATAGGACCTGGCAGAATGAGCAATGCCCTGGTTGCTGCTAAACAGAAACTGGCACCAGTCCCCAATTTCCCAGCCGTGAGCCACCCATCCGCAAAGGCCAACCTCCTTGATTTTTCTCTCACAAAAACCATGTGACTAATAGCCTTATACTCTGTCCCTAGAGATATTGGGGTTTAAGGATTTCTGCTACAAGTAGTACTACTACAATAAAGCAGCCATGTGATACTTTGGTACTTTTTTTTACCACATTCACTGCAAAATCATCTCTGTGTTCTCTTGAGAGATCTGGGAATGTAATTATAACGGCTTGGAACACAGTCAGTAATCAATAGTAAAAGACTTAACCAATAAGTAATGAGGGAGGGGCAGGACTATTTCACACATGCTACAGAGTgacagtgaaggagagacagagagcagaagCAGAGGCAGAGTATGGATACAAAGAGTAGTAGACAGACCTCTGCTGGCCATAGCAAGAACTGAAGTCTGCAATGGTGCTTCCAACTCCCACACCCTCGAATAAATCAGGCAGCACTATCACTACAGCCGCTAGAGTGCGTCAAGGAGTCACTTTCTGCCTCCAGCGTGTGTCCTGCTCAGTTTGGTGCTCAGCTCCATGTGCCCACTGCAGAGAGCACTCAGCCCAGTATCTTACATACACTGCCACACTGCAGAGTTATGTCCTACCCTACTGAAGGAGCTCTCACCACAGGCAAACTTTTAATGAGTCTTTAAAAAGCAGCATGGTACTGGAATAATATAATTCCATGGTCAGAAAAAGATTTCATGACCTATTAGAACAACAACAGCTAATTATTGAACCGATATACACATTTCACTGATAAACACTGGTCATGACtgaatgtatatgtttgtaataTGCTCTGCATTAAACCATACATTGGTAGCATAAAATTCAGAGCTTGTACAGATAATCAGGTTAGGACATTCTCAAAGGGTAATTTTCTCATTCattgaaagtaaaaaaataaaaaataaaaaatttaaagtaaaacaaCAATGACTCCAAATTCTCACTGtcaatattttctctctcatctctgttATGTTGCCCTTTAAGGGAGTATCAGGTGTAACAGGATTTAACTCAAAATCAAAGGCACCAGATAAGACTTAACATAGCAATTTGGGTCATTTATTTAGCTAATACCTGGACTCAAGACCTGGGGCTCTAATAAGAGTGATACATTGCCTTCCTACCTActgccacgcacacacacacacacgcactcgcacacgcacacgcacatgcacacacacacgcacacacacacacacacacacacacacacacatagagagagtcTACCTCACTGCAGGTGTACAGCTTCATTAATCCAGTCCTTCAAAAGAGTGAAACATCCTCTGCCTGTGTGCAGTATGACTCAGTGAGTCATTACAATGACTCAAAACACTAAGTCTAACGAATCCAGAATAAAACATTGCAAATGGATACACCCACATAATCTGGTCCTGTTGAAACATTTCACAGAACTGAGCCACAGAAACTATATGAGAGAAATGTcataaaagcttaaaaaaaaaagaagaaaatttcATAGTACTATATGTCACATTAGTATAGTCCTATAGGGCCTTACTGTCCACACTGAATAGTGCATCAGTGGATATATGAGGTACTGTACAGCCaagtgacatttatttacatattaggAAAAAGAAGTCCATTAGATCATActaaattatacaaataaattacatgtaCCTTGACAACTACATTGCAAAGTCTATTTTAAAATCATCCAAGCTGTACAGGCTAatgaaacaacatttttaaagaatggAAGACTAAAATTAATTCCTAGATAAATAATAACTaggattaaatatattttaaagcacAAACAAGGCATCGGTTCTGATTTCAAGTAGCCATGACAACGACCATGACCATGTGAAGTTAAACTGTCAAAAAAGGCCTGGTCACTGCAGCATTCTGTCTGGGGCTTCAATCCAATCTGTGACGTGTGAACAGATAGaaatgcatatgcatatttatgaatatgtacACATGTAACGTATGGATGTACtcttgtatatatgtatgtatgcatgtatgtatgtatgtatgtatgtatgtatggacccaagtaatatataaatatacagtattattTCTGACAATATGGTTGAAAATAGCTAGCCAGCACTTCCTTGGACATGTGCATATAAATAACGTATGGAAGCATTCACTGATAATAGCATGTTGAAAGCAGTTCAGGGTGAAACGGACTAcatgggaaaagaaaagaattacCAAGGTTGCAGTTAATTCATTCCAAGCACACCCTGTCTAATTTCCATAACAAGGGACTATAAAGCTGACTTTTGCATTTTACAGAGTAAAAATAGCACAAGCCTACACTTTGTATCAATAACTCAGGAACACACTGTGGCATCAATTAAGAATCTTAGgatgtgaaataaaataagCTGCAAGAAACACTCAGATTCTGCTTTAGTAAAATCATGGCATCTCCTAAGCagcaaatgaaacagaaacagggcAAAACACAGCCCTGTGAGAAAATATGTGAGATATGagacaaaaatgaacaaaagttaAATATATAGAAAGACAGCTaaatgagaaaaggagagagatagattcATGAAGTCTGGTGCTCATTAGAACACTTAAGCATGAGTCTACCCGATCCTCACCATTATGTATTAAGCATTGCAGTATCCCTGCATCCAGGAGCCCCACAGACCTCTAATCCACATATCTCCCTGTACCAGCCAAGCCATGCAGGACCCAGCCCTGCATCACTTCCATGGGCCTTTGTGTAGGGCCAGATGCCTCTACTCTattaaagacaaacagaaagggCCCAGAGGGGCCGATATGAGCCTAGATGACTGGGAATATGCTGACAGAGTATGCGAGTGTGTTCTGTGAGATTGAAAGTCAGCCCCAGCTTCCTGCTTTCATCAGTCCTACTCTCCTCATGGTTTATGCCTTTGTTCAGCAAGTAAAAATAGGTCTGATCAAACCTCTTCCCATTTTACAGTACCAAACAACCAAAGCCAAGCTCGCAGCTGCTATACAACCATGTGTGTAATAACACTCTCAGTGCAGCCACAATATTTCATTAGTGGAATTAGAAATTAAAAACAGACTGTCATGGTGCTGCATcaaaaatcaatacatttgTGTTAAATGAAAATCTCTGGAATACTGTATACCAGCATGACGCATTGcaacttttgtttatttatttattttttcattttaattattttgcacAGTTGCATGCTGTctgaaataatttataaaaccTATAATTGGCACAAGAAGACATTGGATTTTTATAGTCTTAATTATTTGacaaatttattttacacaatTATTGTTTTAGAAGTTCAGTAACCAGATTTAATTTTGTGACTTTTGTAAGTTATAGGCAAATTCTCGTTTGTCACTGTCCACGGTGCTGAACTCCGTGGCGTTGTCATTTAGCTAGGGGTAGATCggtataaacaataaatgtatgTAGGGGAATCATCCTGCCATGCAAGTGATTTTTTCACTGAACCCTTTTGAGTTGCAACACTGcagccaaagaaaaaaatg from Electrophorus electricus isolate fEleEle1 chromosome 17, fEleEle1.pri, whole genome shotgun sequence carries:
- the LOC113590510 gene encoding LOW QUALITY PROTEIN: protocadherin alpha-C2-like (The sequence of the model RefSeq protein was modified relative to this genomic sequence to represent the inferred CDS: deleted 1 base in 1 codon), with product MAVAGICNCLGKIVPPSFLAFLLCCGLAFGQIRYSIPEELDNGAIVGDIVQDLGLDIRKLSSRKIKVTADDGKRYVDVNPKNGKLFVNERIDRETLCDVSSCILNLEVLLENPSELHNIEVEIVDANDNAPQFPRDDYQLEITESASPGSRFPIEHAQDPDVGTNTVRFYRLSTNEHFALDSNKPFKNKHVELVLKKPLDREQTPFHQLILTATDSGTPALTGTTKINVRVLDSNDNNPVFDNSVYKVKLLENSPKDTLVIKLNATDQDEGTNGEVFYSFSSYTPERVRQTFTMDTNTGEIRVRSNVDYEDTNSYEMYIQAMDKGPAAVAAHCKVVVEVVDVNDNVPEIVLSSLSSPVREDVRADTVVALISVTDRDSGPNKQVTLEIPPGLPFKIKSFRNYYTLVTSAFLDRETTAAYNVTLRATDGGTPPLSSQKTIQVDVADVNDNPPRFEQTSYTVYVTENNAPGASLCTIKALDADVNENARITYTVLNDNNHGIPVTSYVSVKPDTGVAYALRSFDYESLREFHFQVKAQDGGIPPLSRVATVYIYVMDQNDHPPEIINPPANGSRSTETVMKNAEAGLLVTKVVAYDADAGQNAWLVYMLDQATDSDLFKVHEHTGQVHTTRRILEDNSTSFTLIVLVKDHGQPPLSSTATINVAVMEVPPKVVPDPKKIIRPHNALLFSNVTLYLIVALSATTFVFLVTVVVLAIVRCHAYCTQPGSCSPCCVSQKSSQDGGSGAGAGSQPNNNVVLRRDLKVEPHYIEVRGNGSLTKTYCYKTCLTATSGSDTFMFYNTGRPISGTWGSERFFTGGSGLVRRLSMPDAALQPKGPNADWRYSASLRAGVQSSVHMEEASAVMQGAQGVLVQNWPTVSSAADGEAEGQLSPPVGAGINSNSWSFRYGAGPGYGPPQALKPGEIPPEAFIIPGSPAIISIRQDPGAVDDKGDFITFGKKEEAKKKKKKKKEKKEKKDKGKDEGEE